DNA sequence from the Candidatus Peregrinibacteria bacterium genome:
ATCAGCATTGCCATCACCAACGTTTTCAATGTTTAATACAACTTCATTATATTTCCAGCTATAAGTTACATCTACAAATTGAAGATCAGGAGTTTCAACTACTGGCTCCGGCTCACCAGAAGACGGTACGATGAATTTAACAATATCACAGTTATTATCTTCACCACCTGCACCTTCACCACCTGCACCTTCATCAATTACATCTGTCAAATCAAGACATACATTATATTCATAATCTCCAGGAATTAAATCTGAAGCATCAAATCCAATTTTGCCAGAACTACCTGGCTCATAGAAGGCAGCATCATTTATATCTCCATCTACCAATTTGAATGTTACGTCATCAGGAGCTCCATCCGGAATGTCAATACCCCCCATATGAGCCATCAATGGAGAAGAAGTGCCAGGCCTGTAATCAGCATTGCCATCACCAATGTTTTTAATCTTTAATACAACTTCTTCCGTATCTGCATCATAAGCTACATCTACAAATTGAAGATCAGGAGTCCCAACTGTTGGAACTGCAGGACATGCCGCATTTCCAGGATCTGGATCACATGGATTATTTGGATCTGTTTCACCATTATATTCAACAAAATCGCTTAACCCATCTCCATCTGTATCAGAGATAAGTGGGTTTGATCCAAAAACCGCTTCTTTTTCATCTATCAGTCCATCTCCATCAGTATCAGCGTCCGCATCAGGAGCAGGAGGAGGAACAGAACCAGTCAGCTGCTTAAATCCTCCATTCATAGAGAAGTAAACAACAGTCACAAGTATAAATACACTTGCAAAGGCTCCTACGTAAATCCCAAGACGTGATTTCTTTGGTGGCTCAGGATCTTTACCATTATTACTAGATTGCATAAGATCAGGTTTGACCTCTGCGGTTGATATTTCATATGTTGAATCTGTGCCGGTTGGAGTTAGAGTACTTTGATCTACATTGATAGCTCCTTCATCGAATACATTCGAACTAGGGTTTTGCCCTCCTTCCACTGGTGGTTGACCGGTGTCCGGTAACTGAGTATTATCCATTTCGTTTGGGTTTAAAGATTTATTTTAATTAAATCCATGAATTGTACCACATTTTCAATGATTTAACAAGTACCATGTTTAAAATAAAAAATAATGACGGCAAAGCCCGCATAGGAAATATGAAAATAGGAGGGATTGAAGTAGAGACTCCGATATTTATGCCATGTGGTACAAAAGGCAGCGTAAAGAGCTTAACCAATGCAGACATCAAAGAGATCGGCTATGATCTTTTTTTGTGTAACACATACCACATGATGCTCCGCCCGGGAGAAGGTTTCGTGGCAAAAAAAGGTGGCCTTCACAGGTGGATAAATTGGGATCGGCTACTACTGACAGACTCGGGCGGATTTCAAGTATTTTCACTTGGGAAAAATAATAAAATCACCGAGGACGGAGTTGAATTTTCATCATACCTCGATGGTGAAAAACGTTTCCTCACTCCGGAGGAAGCTATGCGGATACAACACAAACTTGGCGCAAATATAGTTATGGCATTCGACGAATGCGCGCCTGGAAATTCATCTCACGAATATGCTCGCAAAGCTATGAAACGTACTCACAATTGGGTACTACGATGTATCGAAGAACATAAAAAACTGGAAGCGACCAACCCAAAAGGTCAAATACTTTTCCCGATTGCACAAGGGGTTGTGTATGAGGATCTCCGAATTGAATCTACAAAATTCATGGCGGCACTACCTCTGCCGGGTCTTGCAATCGGCGGACTAAGTGTCGGTGAATCAAAAAAAGATATGTACGGAACACTCGAAGCAATCAGTCTATATTTCCCGGAAGAAAAACCGCGATATTTGATGGGAGTTGGAAGCCCCGAAGACATAGTAGAAGCCGTTTATCATGGGATTGATATGTTTGATTGTGTACTTCCAACACGTCTTGCAAGGCATGGGACTTTTTGGACACTCGATGGTAGACATCACATACGAAATGCCAAATATAGAAATCAAGACGCACCATTACTCGAAGACTGTGATTGCTATGCATGTAAAAATCATTCAGTAAATTACATATTTCACCTCTGCCAAGAAAATGAAATCCTCGGCACAAGACTCCTCACAATTCACAATTTACGATTTTTAAAAAATTTAACAACTTGGATAAAAGAAGCTATTCGAGAAGGTCGTTATGCGGAGTTTCGAGAAAAATTCATGAAACGATTTGTAAAATAGACATGAGCATAGCGAATGTCTTGCGTAAAATGCTGAGTAAAAGTAGGATGCTGATGCGAAGAAGTACAAGATTGAATCCTTAAAAAGGACATAAAACTAATGTAGTTAATAACAAACTAAAATGATCTCATACCTAAAAGGATACGTACTTAAAAAACTCGAAAAATCGCTCATAGTTGACGTACAAGGAGTCGGTTATGAAGTCAAATCAAATACAAATCTAATCAGCGACATCAAAGAAAATGAAGACATAGAAGTATTCATTCATACTCATGTTCGTGAGGATGATATTTCCCTTTATGGATTCGGATCTTACGATGAATTAGAGTTATTTAAACTACTTATAAGTGTATCAGGGATAGGCCCAAGGATAGGGCTTGAGCTCCTAAATCAACCGGTAGAAATGCTAAAAAATGCAATCTACATGGGAGACAACGTGCTCCTTGCAAAAACTCCGGGCCTGGGCGCTAAAACTGCAGCAAAGTTAGTTCTAGAGCTCAAAAGCAAAGTGACGCCAAGTGCTCTGCCAAAATCTATATCTGCAAATATTCCAAGCGTTGGTGAAATAATAGAAGCTCTAGAAAATCTAGGCTACAACAGACACCAGATCACTCTCGGACTCAAAAGATT
Encoded proteins:
- the tgt gene encoding tRNA guanosine(34) transglycosylase Tgt, giving the protein MFKIKNNDGKARIGNMKIGGIEVETPIFMPCGTKGSVKSLTNADIKEIGYDLFLCNTYHMMLRPGEGFVAKKGGLHRWINWDRLLLTDSGGFQVFSLGKNNKITEDGVEFSSYLDGEKRFLTPEEAMRIQHKLGANIVMAFDECAPGNSSHEYARKAMKRTHNWVLRCIEEHKKLEATNPKGQILFPIAQGVVYEDLRIESTKFMAALPLPGLAIGGLSVGESKKDMYGTLEAISLYFPEEKPRYLMGVGSPEDIVEAVYHGIDMFDCVLPTRLARHGTFWTLDGRHHIRNAKYRNQDAPLLEDCDCYACKNHSVNYIFHLCQENEILGTRLLTIHNLRFLKNLTTWIKEAIREGRYAEFREKFMKRFVK
- the ruvA gene encoding Holliday junction branch migration protein RuvA is translated as MISYLKGYVLKKLEKSLIVDVQGVGYEVKSNTNLISDIKENEDIEVFIHTHVREDDISLYGFGSYDELELFKLLISVSGIGPRIGLELLNQPVEMLKNAIYMGDNVLLAKTPGLGAKTAAKLVLELKSKVTPSALPKSISANIPSVGEIIEALENLGYNRHQITLGLKRLDTENLSTEEIITSFLKEAYQK